The window GGTTGCGTGAGAGCATCTTTTGAATAGAATTCTTTAATAAAAAGACTTTGACCCAGATCGAAGTTAACGAGAAAGCCAAAGTTCTCCGAAGTAGTGTCTGCCCAGCTCTTCACTAAATCAACACCTTCCGAATTCAAAGAAAATCGAACAGTTTCAATCCTGGTCAAATTGGAATCAAGCGCAGTGCCTGCAACAGACAGGATTTCAGCACTCGCTATTGCGTTGGCATCGAAGGAGTTGGCAAAATTATCCTCTGTTACTTTCCCCTCCTCCCAATCTTCTCTCACCGCATGAATACGCGCCATAAAGGATGATTTGTTTCGGTTATCCCCCAGGAGCTCCCTGGTTCGGATTGAAATAGTAGCATTTGTAATCGTGACTGTGTCGGGTATGTTTTCAAATTTCAGCAAAATATTGGTCTCGATATTCTTAAAAGCGCCAAGGAGCAGCAAGGGTGCATTCCCTGTAGCAACAAGCGTGTCTGAAAAAGTCTCTTCGATTTCCAAAGTGGTTATTAGCGTATGACCAACTACTCCCTTGTCGTTTGGATCGAATCCATCGTCTTTACTAAAACCCTGGATCGATTTATCACTCCCGCAACTCGTTAAGCAGATTAGGTATAGAACAACAATCGGTAGGAAAAAATTTATGCAGCCGCTCTTTTTTTTGCTTAATTTAAATGTCTTAAACCTATTCATAAAACCGCTTTCCATTAATACCTCGAATCAGTTTTCACAAACTATTTTTCCTGATTTCACAACAGCCTTAATTAAATTTACACCAAAATGGTAAGGTATATAACTCAGATTTGGAACATCCCAAATCACCATATCAGCTTTTTTTCCTACTTCCAAAGACCCTAATAAGTTCCCGCAATTTATGGCTAAAGCAGCGTGATATGTGGCTGCGGTGAGCGCTTCTGTGGGTTTGAGCTTTAGCTTTAAACAAGCCAAAGTTAATATCAGGGGCATCGATTCGCTCATACATGTGCCCGGGTTAAAATCCGTTGCTATTGCAATTGGCAGTCCTACCTCATGCATCCTGCTCGCTTGGGCATATTTTTCTTTACCCAGAAAGAAAACAGCGCCTGGTAACAGCACCGGCACAACCTTATGAGTTACCATCTTCTCCCAGTCATCTTCATCTGTGTATTCCAGGTGATCGGCCGAAGTTGCTTCTAATTCTGCAGCCAGGGCAGTGCCGCCATTTCGGGTAAGTTGGTCCGCATGTATTTTTAAATTGAATCCCATGTCTTTGGCAGCGCCTAAAATTTTTCTCGAATCCTCAACCGTGAACACATGAGACTCGCAGAAAATGTCACAAAATTCAGCCAGGTTTCTTTCTTTAACCTCAGGCATCATTTCATTAATGACCAGATCGATATAGCCATCTTTGTTGCCGCGGTACTCATCTGGGATTTCATGTGCTCCCAAGAATGTCGGCACCAGGTCCAGGGGATGTCGCTGGTTTAATTCATTAATAACTTCGAGTGATTTGATTTCATCTTCAATGGTCAGGCCGTAGCCGCTTTTTGCCTCAATTGTTGTGGTGCCGTATTCGAGGAATCTATCCAAACGTGGCAGTACTTTCTCGACCAGCTCTTCTTTGGAAGTGTTGCGAAGACTGCGAACACTCGACCGAATGCCGCCGCCCGCCAAAGCGATCTCTTCGTAACTTTTGCCACTAATGCGCATTTCAAACTCATTTTCCCGCGTCTCTCCAAAAATTGGATGGGTGTGGCTGTCGACGAAACCGGGCGTGACAATTTTCCCGGATGCATCGATTATTTCAACACCTTCCCCTATTTCGACCTGAAAATCAAGCTCCGCAGTCTTACCGACAAAAACAATTTTGCCCTCATAGGCTGCTAAAGCTCCATTTTTTATTGTCTTAAAACCCGCTGGTTTAAAGCCTTCATTTGCAAGTGGGGTGGCAATTTCAGCGCAGTTCTTTATGATGAAGTCAGCTTGCAATCTTCAATTCGCTTGAATTATTATTTCATCATCGGCACGTTAATACCTTTTTCTGTTGCCGTTTTAACCGCCTTTTCATAACCTGCATCAACGTGCCGGGCAACGCCAATTCCCGGATCGTTGGTCAAAACGCGCTCTAAACGCTCGGCAGCGTCTTTGGTGCCGTCGGCAACAATCACCTGTCCCGCGTGAATGGAATTGCCAATGCCAACCCCGCCGCCGTGGTGCACCGAAACCCAAGTCGCCCCGGAAGCGGTATTTAACAGAGCGTTTAAGATCGGCCAATCTGCGATGGCATCCGAGCCGTCCTTCATGCCTTCGGTTTCGCGGTTGGGAGATGCAACCGAACCGCAATCAAGATGATCCCTGCCAATGACGATCGGCGCTTTAATCTCGCCTTTTGCAACCAGTTCGTTAATTGCCAGGCCGAACTTAGCGCGCTCGCCGTAACCGAGCCAGCAAATTCTTGCAGGCAATCCTTGAAATGCAATCCTTTCTCTTGCCATTTTTATCCAGCGGGCAAGCGACTTGTCCTCCGGGAAAAGCTTTAAAACAATTTCATCGGTTTTAAAAATATCTTCTGCATCACCCGAAAGCGCCGCCCATCGGAAGGGGCCTTTACCTTCACAGAAAAGTGGTCTGATATAAGCGGGTACAAATCCCGGGAAATCAAAGGCATTTTTAAGTCCTGCTTTTAACGCCTGACCGCGTATATTATTTCCGTAATCAAATGTCACTGCGCCCATATTTTGCAGCTTCAGCATGGCCTCTACATGAGTCACCATCGAATTGTAGCTTCTTTTAATATACTCCTGCGGATCTGATTCACGCAAACGAAGCGCTTCGTCATAAGGTATTCCGGCCGGCACATAGCCGGTCAATTCATCATGTGCCGAAGTTTGGTCGGTTAACAAATCAGGAATAACCCCACGTTTGACCAGCTCTGGAAGTACCTCTGCGCAGTTGCCCAACAAAGCAACTGAGACGGCCTCTTGTTTTTCTTTTGCATCCTGAACAATTTGTAGTGCCTCAGACAAATTATTCGTTTTTTTATCGCAATAGTGAGTCTGAATCCTGCGCTCGATTCTGTGTACATCGACTTCGACGCCCAGAAAAACAGCGCCGTTCATAGTTGCTGCCAATGGTTGAGCGCCTCCCATTCCGCCTAAGCCACCCGAAACAACCAACTTACCTTTCAAATCCCCCCTGAAATGCTTTTTAGCAGCGGCAGCAAAAGTTTCATAAGTACCCTGCAGGATTCCCTGCGTTCCTATATAAATCCAGCTTCCAGCGGTCATCTGGCCGTACATGATCAGTCCCTTATCTTCCAGGTCACGAAAGTACTCGGAAGTGGCCCAGGCCGGCACCAGGAGTGAATTGGCGATAATGACTCTCGGGGAGTAAGGATGCGTCCTAAAAACCCCAACCGGTTTGCCGGATTGAATGAGCAACGTTTCATCATTCTCGAGATTTTGCAGTGACTTGACAATTTGATGGTAGCAGTCCCAGTTTCGAGCTGCCCGGCCAGTGCCGCCATAAATAATTAAGTTCTCAGGATCTTCGGCAACGTCGGGATCCAAATTGTTCATCAACATTCGCATGGCTGCTTCTTGTGCCCATCCTTTGCAGGTGAGCCCATTGCCTCGTGGCGCTCGGATTGCTTTACTTTTTCTCAAAACACTTTAGTTCGTTTTAAATAAATAAAAAAACCGACTGCTAACCCATCAATCGGCTTTAAATTTCCATAAAGAAAAACATTACTTTACTTGGAAATTACTCTTCAGCTTCAGTCTCTTCTTTCTCAGATGTTTGTTTCTCTTTTTTCTTGGTCTTCCCTTCTTCCTTCGACTTATGCTTTTCCATCAGAACCCCTTCATAACCAACCAGCTCCAAAAGTGCTATTTCCGCACCGTCGCCTTTGCGGCGGCCAAGCCTGATGATCCGTGTGTATCCGCCATCTCGTTCTTTATATGTCGGAGCAATCTCATCGAAAAGATTTTTAACAACTCTCTTGTCGTGAATCGTCTTTAAGACCTGCCTGCGATCAGCCAAAGTTCCACGTTTAGCAAAAGTGATGATGCGATCGACGGTTTTTCTAACGGCTTTTGCTTTAGCTATAGTCGTCTTTACTTGCTTATGCTCAAACAAAGACGTGGCTACATTAGAGTAGAGAGCTTTTCTGTGTGCTGCGGTTCTATTTAATTTAGCGTTTACTTTTTTGTGCCGCATTATCGATATTTCCAGTAATTATTCAGTGTCACCTTTGAGATATTTTTCAGTGTCAAATCCGAAGTGAAGCCCTTTCTCCTCTAAAATCTTGGTTAACTCCTGCAGCGACTTCCTGCCAAAGTTTCTAAACTTGAGCATCTCAGGTTCATCTCTTTTTACCAGATCCCCAATCGTCTTGATATTGGCAGCCATCAAACAATTGTATGAGCGAACGGATAATTCAAGTTCATCGACCGGCATCTTTAAAAGTTTGCGAATTTGCAGAACTTCTTCGTCAACCTCAACGGGTTCTTCTTCTTCAGGCTCAATGTCGAAGTTAATAAAAAGTTGAATATGATCCTTCAAAATCTTTGCCGCATAAGTCAAAGCGTCATCAGGAGTTATGCTGCTATCCGTTTCAACTTCGAGTATCAGCTTTTCGTAATCCGTTCTGTCGCCGACACGGGTATTTTCTACTTTATAAGAGACTTTTTTGATGGGTGTATAAATTGCATCGATTGGAATAGAGCCAATCGGCTGATCCGGTTGTTTGTTCTTCTCAGCCGGCACGTAACCGTGACCGCGAGAGATTCTAAACTCAATGTCAAAATTTGCATCTTTATTTAGAGTAGCTATGTGTCTGCCGGGGTTTAAAATTTCAAACTCCGTGGTTCCATTCTGGATATCACCCGCTATAAAGTCACGCGGTCCCTGCAGATGAACCATAAATTTTTCAGGACGTTTTGTCATTAATTTAAATCTAACTTCTTTCAAATTCAAAATCATTTCTGCAACATCTTCCACTACCCCCGGAATCGTAGAAAGCTCGTGCAGAACGCCATCAACCCGAATCATGGAGATTGCTGCACCTGGCAGGGAAGATAAAAGAATTCTTCGCAAAGAATTCCCGATTGTTACACCGAAACCTCGTTCCAAAGGTTGTAAAACAAACCTACCAAAAACATTCGAATAATTTGCCTCATCAATTTCAATACTTTCAGGCATCTGAAGATTAGGCCAATTCATATTTTTTATATTCTCCACTTATCCTTAAGTTCAACTATTTAGAATACAACTCTACAATCAAAGACTCATTAATTTCTAGTGGAATATCTGCTCTAGCAGGAATATTCATCAGGGTTCCAACCATACCGGCTTTGTCTAACTCTAACCACGGCAGTTGTTTATCTTCACGAATTTTTTTCATCGCGGCATGAATGGTTTCCAGTTTCTTGCTTTTATCCTTGACTTTCACTTCATCTCCCGCCTTCAAACTATAGGAGGGAATATCGACCAGCTTTCCGTTCACCATAAAATGGCGATGACGAACCAACTGGCGGGCAGATTTGCGCGACGGAGCAAAACCTAAACGATAGACAATATTATCGAGGCGCCGTTCCAGCAATTGCAGCAAATTTTCGCTTGTAATTCCTTTTTGTCGTTCTGCACTCTCAAAATAATTTCTGAATTGAGACTCCAAAACACCATAGATTCTGCGAACTTTTTGTTTAGCCCGCAATTGAATCCCATACTCGGACTGCTTAAAACGCCGGCGTGTTCCGTGCTGCCCCGGAGGATAAGCTTTTTTGTCCACCGGGCATTTCGGCGTCATACATTTCGCGCCTTTTAGAAACAGTTTTTCTTCTTCTCTTCTGCAAAGTTTACAAACAGGACCAATATATCTTGCCATTTATTTCTGCACCCTTATAAAAATGATTAAACACGTCTTCTTTTTGGCGGTCGACAGCCGTTGTGAGGAATTGGGGTCACATCCTTAATAGCTGTGATTTCCAATCCTGCAGCCTGCAGGGATCGCACTGCTGATTCTCTACCGGAACCCGGACCTTTTATCAAGACCTCGACGCGCTGAAGTCCCAGCTCCATAGCTTCTTTTGCAGCAGTTTCTGCAGAAAGCTGTGCAGCAAAAGGGGTACTCTTTCGTGACCCTTTAAAACCGATCTTCCCGGCCGATGCCCAGGAAATCACATTTCCGTATTGATCAGTTAGGGTCACAATTGTGTTGTTAAATGTTGCCTTAATATGAGCGACCCCATTGGATTCAACTCTTTCTTTCTTTTTACCTTTTTGTCTTTTTGGCGCTGCCATCTACACGGTTTCCTTTTAATATGAATTTATCACCTTATTTCTTTTTGCCGCCGACGGCAGCTCTTCTCCCTCTGCGAGTCCGGGCATTTGTGTGAGTCCGCTGTCCGCGTGACGGCAGGCTCCGACGGTGCCTCAAGCCACGGTAACACCCAATATCCATAAGCCGCTTGATGTTCATTGTAACTTCGGTTCTCAAAGCACCTTCAACTTTGTAGTCCTTGGTAACGATGTTTCGAATTTTGGTTACGTCTTCAGTAGATAAATCCTTTACCCGGATATCCCCATCTACCTTGGCCTGCCCCAGAATTTTCTGTGCGCTTGATAGGCCGATACCATAAATATATGTCAACCCAATTTCTACTCGTTTATCTTTGGGTAAATCTACTCCAGAAATTCTAGCCAAAACATTCCTCCTCAAACATTCTTAACCCTGCCGCTGCTTATGCCGGGGGTTTTTGCAAATGACAATTACCCGACCTTTTCTGCGAATAATCTTGCAATTGTCACAAATCTTTTTCAACGAAGACCGAACTTTCATTCGTTACCTCATTTGTATCTATATGTAATTCTACCCCTGCTTAAATCGTAAGGCGAAAGCTCTAGAGTTACTTTGTCGCCGGGAAGAATCTTAATAAAATGCATTCTCATTTTGCCTGAAATGTGCGCCAGGACTTTATGGCCATTCTCCAACTCAACCCTGAATGTAGCGTTGGGCAAAGTTTCAGTTATGGTACCGTCTACTTTAATTGGCGCTTCTTTAGCCATCAGTCATAGGGAGTCAAAATTTCAGGTCCATTATTTGAGACGGCTACCGTGTATTCAAAATGCGCTGATGGAGAGCCATCCGCGGTCACAACCGTCCAATTATCGTTTAACGTTTCTACTTCATAATCTCCAAAATTAACCATCGGCTCGATGGCCAAAACCATACCCTCCCTCAACCTTGGTCCCGAATTACGAGAGCCAAAATTTGGAACTTGCGGGTCTTCATGAAGCTTCCTGCCAATACCGTGGCCGACCAATTCTCGCACTATCGAAAAATTCGCACCCTCAACAATAGTTTGAATTCTATGAGAAATATTGGATAACCTGGCGCCACAATTGGCTTCTTTTACACCTTCATCCAAAGATTGTTTGGTTATACTCATCAGGCGCTTTTTTTCTGGTGAAATCTCGCCTACTGCAAAAGTCTTTGCGCTGTCGCCGAAAAAACCTTCACATTCCACTCCAATATCGATGCTGACTATTTCACCGTCCTTAAGTATTTTTTCTCCTGGAATCCCATGAACAACTTCATCTTCTACTGAAATGCATGAACTCGCAGGAAAACCTCTATATCCTTTAAATGCGGGTCTTGCTCCCTTTGACTTTATAAACTTTTCTATTTGTCTATCTAAAAAACCGGTTTCGACGCCAGGCTCAATCAATTTTTCAACCAAATCAAACGCGGCTAAAACTACCCGGCAACTATTCCTAATTAACTCAATTTCCCGCTGACTACGTATATGAATCATTTTGGGTTTTCACATCAAACGCAGAACTAAAAATTACATTCGACGCCTTCCCCTTATTTTGCTGCTTCCTTTCATGAAGCCATCATAATGACGCATCATTAGGTGTGATTCAAGTTGTTGCAAAGTATCCAAAGCCACACCAACAATAATCAAGAGAGATGTGCCTCCGTAAAAAGAAGCAAAGTTAAACGACATATTAGGTACAAATCTGGTAATAATATACGGAAAAACCGCTATTACCGCCAGGCAGATAGAACCCGGAAGTGTAATTCTTGTTAAAATATTGTCGATGAACTCAGCGGTCTTTTTACCGGGTCTCACGCCGGGGATAAATCCGCCGCTTTTTTTCATATTATCAGCTACGTCCACCGGATTGAAAGCGATAGCAGTATAAAAGTAAGTAAAAAAAATAATCATGGTTCCGTAAATAATCCAGTAAACCATTGACTGAAAATCAAAATATCTTGAAACAGTATTCATGAAATCGCTGTTGGGAAAAAACTGCAACACAGTCTGGGGCACGAACATAATCGACTGAGCAAAGATGATTGGCATAACACCCGCCGTATTCACTCTTAGTGGGATATGGGTGCTTTGTCCGCCATATATTTTCCGGCCGACAACCCTCTTAGCATATTGAACCGGAATTTTGCGCGTCCCCTGAGTCAAAGCAACAACCGCAGCGATAGTAACAACCATCAACCCAAACAAAACAACTTCTGCTATTAAGCCGCGATTTCCACTGCTGAGCTGCTGATACTCATCCAGCAGCGCATT is drawn from candidate division KSB1 bacterium and contains these coding sequences:
- a CDS encoding DNRLRE domain-containing protein yields the protein MNRFKTFKLSKKKSGCINFFLPIVVLYLICLTSCGSDKSIQGFSKDDGFDPNDKGVVGHTLITTLEIEETFSDTLVATGNAPLLLLGAFKNIETNILLKFENIPDTVTITNATISIRTRELLGDNRNKSSFMARIHAVREDWEEGKVTEDNFANSFDANAIASAEILSVAGTALDSNLTRIETVRFSLNSEGVDLVKSWADTTSENFGFLVNFDLGQSLFIKEFYSKDALTQPLPTLDLEILDGTEKDTLFIPVTADAYLFSSLIEPPAGRLYVDNVFSRQTVVKFDLSDIDSLATINRADLILTLDRDNSIIGEDPFILQMISLDTPFESPESVELGTISVDPLVIPLITRDMTTVTIPIRSLIQLWVNNRIDNNGFLIRSATPGLDVARVAFRSTAMDSAASARLQIDFTTSPKIP
- a CDS encoding imidazolonepropionase; amino-acid sequence: MQADFIIKNCAEIATPLANEGFKPAGFKTIKNGALAAYEGKIVFVGKTAELDFQVEIGEGVEIIDASGKIVTPGFVDSHTHPIFGETRENEFEMRISGKSYEEIALAGGGIRSSVRSLRNTSKEELVEKVLPRLDRFLEYGTTTIEAKSGYGLTIEDEIKSLEVINELNQRHPLDLVPTFLGAHEIPDEYRGNKDGYIDLVINEMMPEVKERNLAEFCDIFCESHVFTVEDSRKILGAAKDMGFNLKIHADQLTRNGGTALAAELEATSADHLEYTDEDDWEKMVTHKVVPVLLPGAVFFLGKEKYAQASRMHEVGLPIAIATDFNPGTCMSESMPLILTLACLKLKLKPTEALTAATYHAALAINCGNLLGSLEVGKKADMVIWDVPNLSYIPYHFGVNLIKAVVKSGKIVCEN
- the hutU gene encoding urocanate hydratase, with amino-acid sequence MRKSKAIRAPRGNGLTCKGWAQEAAMRMLMNNLDPDVAEDPENLIIYGGTGRAARNWDCYHQIVKSLQNLENDETLLIQSGKPVGVFRTHPYSPRVIIANSLLVPAWATSEYFRDLEDKGLIMYGQMTAGSWIYIGTQGILQGTYETFAAAAKKHFRGDLKGKLVVSGGLGGMGGAQPLAATMNGAVFLGVEVDVHRIERRIQTHYCDKKTNNLSEALQIVQDAKEKQEAVSVALLGNCAEVLPELVKRGVIPDLLTDQTSAHDELTGYVPAGIPYDEALRLRESDPQEYIKRSYNSMVTHVEAMLKLQNMGAVTFDYGNNIRGQALKAGLKNAFDFPGFVPAYIRPLFCEGKGPFRWAALSGDAEDIFKTDEIVLKLFPEDKSLARWIKMARERIAFQGLPARICWLGYGERAKFGLAINELVAKGEIKAPIVIGRDHLDCGSVASPNRETEGMKDGSDAIADWPILNALLNTASGATWVSVHHGGGVGIGNSIHAGQVIVADGTKDAAERLERVLTNDPGIGVARHVDAGYEKAVKTATEKGINVPMMK
- the rplQ gene encoding 50S ribosomal protein L17 — its product is MRHKKVNAKLNRTAAHRKALYSNVATSLFEHKQVKTTIAKAKAVRKTVDRIITFAKRGTLADRRQVLKTIHDKRVVKNLFDEIAPTYKERDGGYTRIIRLGRRKGDGAEIALLELVGYEGVLMEKHKSKEEGKTKKKEKQTSEKEETEAEE
- a CDS encoding DNA-directed RNA polymerase subunit alpha, giving the protein MNWPNLQMPESIEIDEANYSNVFGRFVLQPLERGFGVTIGNSLRRILLSSLPGAAISMIRVDGVLHELSTIPGVVEDVAEMILNLKEVRFKLMTKRPEKFMVHLQGPRDFIAGDIQNGTTEFEILNPGRHIATLNKDANFDIEFRISRGHGYVPAEKNKQPDQPIGSIPIDAIYTPIKKVSYKVENTRVGDRTDYEKLILEVETDSSITPDDALTYAAKILKDHIQLFINFDIEPEEEEPVEVDEEVLQIRKLLKMPVDELELSVRSYNCLMAANIKTIGDLVKRDEPEMLKFRNFGRKSLQELTKILEEKGLHFGFDTEKYLKGDTE
- the rpsD gene encoding 30S ribosomal protein S4, with the translated sequence MARYIGPVCKLCRREEEKLFLKGAKCMTPKCPVDKKAYPPGQHGTRRRFKQSEYGIQLRAKQKVRRIYGVLESQFRNYFESAERQKGITSENLLQLLERRLDNIVYRLGFAPSRKSARQLVRHRHFMVNGKLVDIPSYSLKAGDEVKVKDKSKKLETIHAAMKKIREDKQLPWLELDKAGMVGTLMNIPARADIPLEINESLIVELYSK
- the rpsK gene encoding 30S ribosomal protein S11, producing the protein MAAPKRQKGKKKERVESNGVAHIKATFNNTIVTLTDQYGNVISWASAGKIGFKGSRKSTPFAAQLSAETAAKEAMELGLQRVEVLIKGPGSGRESAVRSLQAAGLEITAIKDVTPIPHNGCRPPKRRRV
- the rpsM gene encoding 30S ribosomal protein S13, with product MARISGVDLPKDKRVEIGLTYIYGIGLSSAQKILGQAKVDGDIRVKDLSTEDVTKIRNIVTKDYKVEGALRTEVTMNIKRLMDIGCYRGLRHRRSLPSRGQRTHTNARTRRGRRAAVGGKKK
- the rpmJ gene encoding 50S ribosomal protein L36 translates to MKVRSSLKKICDNCKIIRRKGRVIVICKNPRHKQRQG
- the infA gene encoding translation initiation factor IF-1 — protein: MAKEAPIKVDGTITETLPNATFRVELENGHKVLAHISGKMRMHFIKILPGDKVTLELSPYDLSRGRITYRYK
- the map gene encoding type I methionyl aminopeptidase → MIHIRSQREIELIRNSCRVVLAAFDLVEKLIEPGVETGFLDRQIEKFIKSKGARPAFKGYRGFPASSCISVEDEVVHGIPGEKILKDGEIVSIDIGVECEGFFGDSAKTFAVGEISPEKKRLMSITKQSLDEGVKEANCGARLSNISHRIQTIVEGANFSIVRELVGHGIGRKLHEDPQVPNFGSRNSGPRLREGMVLAIEPMVNFGDYEVETLNDNWTVVTADGSPSAHFEYTVAVSNNGPEILTPYD
- the secY gene encoding preprotein translocase subunit SecY, translating into MMQGFQSIFKIPELKQRIIFTLLILIVYRIGGHIPVPGINSEALLAFFNEASQGRGLLSLYDLFAGGAFKRATVFALGIMPYISASIIIQLLGAVVPYFQKLQKEGEEGRKKITQYTRYGTVLISTMQAYGVSVFLASIKTSSGIPVVPDPDWSFRLLTMITLGAGTILIMWLGEQITERGIGNGISLIIFIGIIATFPNALLDEYQQLSSGNRGLIAEVVLFGLMVVTIAAVVALTQGTRKIPVQYAKRVVGRKIYGGQSTHIPLRVNTAGVMPIIFAQSIMFVPQTVLQFFPNSDFMNTVSRYFDFQSMVYWIIYGTMIIFFTYFYTAIAFNPVDVADNMKKSGGFIPGVRPGKKTAEFIDNILTRITLPGSICLAVIAVFPYIITRFVPNMSFNFASFYGGTSLLIIVGVALDTLQQLESHLMMRHYDGFMKGSSKIRGRRRM